The Hymenobacter sp. DG01 genome has a segment encoding these proteins:
- a CDS encoding DUF4835 family protein, whose product MRNLPLLFCLLLAAVLFTRPARAQELQAEVTVTTENVNISDRQLVQQMRNDMQTFLNTRTFTNQTYRPEERIRCRFFVGITEIPQNGTYRATVRIVSTRPVYGTGYETNLLSFADRGWIFNYSPQNPIDYSENTFVGNLSSLLSFYAYIIIGMDQDSFAPLSGSPYYDRARTIVTNAASQNVTTEADEGWKDSNNANRYNLLNNLQDPQLQAFRATLYAYHRQGMDIFITKPEEARANIATSLRGIQEAVVRRPNTLLARAFFSTKADEMANIFRTSPDQDQKVTVATLLSETDPTNSAKYQAILR is encoded by the coding sequence ATGCGTAATCTTCCGCTGCTGTTCTGTCTGTTGCTTGCCGCCGTGCTGTTCACGCGCCCCGCCCGGGCGCAGGAGCTGCAGGCGGAAGTAACCGTAACCACCGAAAACGTGAATATTTCGGACCGGCAGCTGGTGCAGCAGATGCGCAACGACATGCAGACGTTTCTGAACACGCGCACCTTCACCAACCAAACCTACCGGCCGGAGGAGCGGATTCGGTGCCGGTTTTTCGTGGGCATCACGGAGATTCCGCAGAACGGCACCTACCGTGCTACCGTGCGCATTGTGAGCACACGGCCCGTGTACGGCACCGGCTACGAGACCAACCTGCTGAGCTTTGCGGATCGGGGCTGGATCTTCAATTACTCGCCCCAGAACCCGATTGATTATTCGGAAAACACCTTTGTCGGCAATCTGTCGTCCTTGCTGTCTTTCTACGCCTACATCATTATCGGGATGGACCAGGACAGCTTCGCGCCCCTGAGCGGCTCGCCCTACTACGACCGAGCCCGCACCATTGTCACCAATGCCGCCTCCCAGAACGTTACTACCGAGGCCGACGAGGGGTGGAAGGACAGCAACAACGCCAACCGCTACAATCTGCTCAATAACCTTCAGGATCCGCAACTGCAGGCTTTCCGGGCTACGCTCTACGCCTACCACCGGCAGGGCATGGATATCTTTATCACCAAGCCCGAAGAGGCCCGCGCCAACATTGCCACCTCGCTGCGCGGTATTCAGGAGGCTGTGGTGCGGCGGCCTAACACCTTGCTGGCCCGGGCGTTCTTCTCCACCAAGGCCGATGAAATGGCCAACATCTTCCGCACCAGTCCCGATCAGGACCAGAAAGTAACAGTGGCTACCCTGCTCTCAGAAACCGACCCGACCAACTCGGCCAAGTACCAGGCCATTCTGCGCTGA
- a CDS encoding DNA-directed RNA polymerase subunit omega: protein MKTPNNVPASIVTRNMSDFTHETGNVYESIAIISKRANQISVKLKEELNGKLAEFATTVDNLEEVFENREQIEISKHYERLPKPTNLAVEEFLEGKVHFRTPAEEEPKAE, encoded by the coding sequence ATGAAGACTCCGAATAACGTACCCGCTTCCATTGTGACCCGCAACATGTCGGACTTCACCCACGAGACCGGCAACGTGTACGAGAGCATTGCCATCATCTCGAAGCGCGCCAACCAGATTTCCGTGAAGCTGAAAGAAGAGCTCAACGGCAAGCTGGCCGAGTTTGCTACCACCGTGGACAACCTCGAAGAGGTGTTTGAAAACCGCGAGCAAATCGAAATTTCCAAGCACTACGAGCGTTTGCCCAAGCCCACCAACTTGGCCGTGGAAGAGTTCCTGGAAGGCAAAGTGCACTTCCGCACCCCCGCCGAAGAGGAGCCCAAAGCAGAGTAG
- a CDS encoding M1 family aminopeptidase, with protein MLRLLLLCLIQVFSLACAARDKATVELSIQPEARTFSAQYTLNTRVTGGKLLLNLNKPYHLTNLTGPNVRNYTSALFFDSFTGDTLRQITVEFLTKNPRQQVTVQYNGTIAARFAADSMAEFTAHASWVPTIPNQEYAVVDYRLTVQVPDAYQVVSTRPARSSTLGRYIFEGRTSTIEIGALAARKFFSLTSPTPATLVNLYKANRPCTASDSLLVRNAGKIIAYFNQIIGRKDPIRHFTFLLPGINRSASGLLDKAAIIAYTTFDTQDPDDLLILAHEISHKWWGYGTWNTYDNWLNEAFATYSGLLYLQAASDTVSFQKELSKRQKSAATAPILLGFEPRNYPYPVRRQVLYDKGTAILFKLHQRLGDELFFRILTATAAAQVATTDHFLRIVERESSLVIRQWLQAQLSQ; from the coding sequence ATGCTAAGGCTATTGCTCCTGTGCCTGATTCAGGTGTTTTCTTTGGCTTGTGCCGCCCGCGACAAGGCAACCGTTGAGCTATCCATTCAGCCGGAGGCCCGCACCTTTTCCGCCCAATATACCCTCAACACCCGCGTAACTGGAGGCAAGCTTTTGCTCAATCTTAATAAGCCCTATCACCTGACCAACCTTACAGGGCCCAACGTCCGGAACTACACCTCGGCTTTGTTCTTTGATTCCTTCACGGGCGATACGCTACGGCAGATAACCGTTGAATTCCTCACTAAAAACCCTCGGCAGCAGGTTACGGTGCAGTATAACGGCACCATTGCCGCCCGTTTTGCTGCCGACAGCATGGCTGAGTTTACTGCGCACGCCAGTTGGGTCCCCACCATTCCAAATCAGGAATATGCGGTAGTGGATTATCGGCTTACGGTGCAGGTGCCCGATGCTTACCAGGTAGTAAGTACCCGGCCGGCGCGCTCCAGCACGCTGGGCCGCTACATCTTTGAAGGACGTACTTCTACCATTGAAATTGGGGCATTGGCAGCGCGCAAATTCTTTTCGCTTACCTCGCCTACCCCTGCCACGCTGGTAAACCTTTATAAAGCCAATCGCCCCTGCACCGCCTCCGACAGCCTACTGGTACGAAATGCCGGTAAGATCATTGCGTACTTCAATCAGATTATTGGGCGCAAAGACCCCATCCGGCACTTTACTTTTCTGCTGCCAGGTATCAACCGATCAGCCAGCGGCCTGTTGGATAAAGCGGCTATTATTGCCTACACCACCTTTGATACCCAAGACCCTGACGACCTCCTAATTCTGGCTCACGAAATTAGCCATAAGTGGTGGGGCTATGGAACCTGGAATACTTACGATAACTGGCTAAACGAAGCCTTTGCTACCTATTCTGGCCTGCTCTACCTGCAAGCGGCCAGCGATACGGTCAGCTTCCAAAAAGAACTAAGCAAACGTCAGAAATCAGCCGCCACGGCTCCTATCCTATTAGGGTTCGAGCCCCGCAACTACCCCTACCCTGTCCGGCGGCAAGTACTCTATGACAAGGGTACGGCCATCTTATTTAAGCTACACCAGCGCCTAGGCGACGAGCTATTTTTCCGGATACTTACTGCTACTGCCGCCGCCCAGGTAGCCACCACCGACCATTTCCTTCGGATAGTAGAGCGCGAAAGCTCCCTCGTTATTCGCCAATGGCTGCAAGCACAACTCAGTCAATAA
- a CDS encoding enoyl-ACP reductase, which yields MSNNLLAGKVGIISGALNEESIAWKVALKAHAEGARFVLTNAPLAMRMGEINKLSEQCNAPIIPADATSMEDLEKLFSGAQEQLGGKLDFVLHSIGMSANIRKGKHYGELNYEWYQKTLDVSALSLHKMLAVAEKQDAFNEWGSVVALSYIAAQRAFLDYTDMSQAKAVLESIARSYGQRLGKLKKVRVNTVSQSPTKTTAGTGISGFDAFYTYADKLSPLGNAPAEACADYCISLFSDLTRYVTMQNLMHDGGFSTTGISEEIVEVITNSKA from the coding sequence ATGTCTAATAACCTACTCGCTGGTAAGGTCGGCATCATTTCGGGTGCCCTGAACGAGGAATCTATTGCCTGGAAAGTAGCCCTGAAGGCCCACGCCGAAGGTGCCCGCTTTGTGCTCACCAATGCCCCGCTGGCCATGCGCATGGGCGAAATCAACAAGCTTTCGGAGCAGTGCAACGCACCTATCATCCCGGCTGATGCTACCTCTATGGAGGACCTGGAGAAGCTGTTCAGCGGCGCTCAGGAGCAGCTTGGCGGCAAGCTTGATTTCGTGCTGCACAGCATTGGCATGAGTGCCAACATCCGCAAGGGCAAGCACTACGGCGAGCTGAACTACGAGTGGTACCAGAAAACCCTGGACGTATCGGCTCTGTCGCTGCACAAGATGCTGGCTGTGGCCGAGAAGCAGGATGCCTTCAATGAGTGGGGCTCGGTGGTGGCCCTGAGCTACATTGCGGCCCAGCGCGCCTTCCTCGACTACACCGACATGTCGCAGGCCAAAGCTGTGCTCGAAAGCATTGCCCGTAGCTACGGTCAGCGCCTCGGCAAGCTGAAGAAAGTGCGCGTGAACACCGTTTCACAGTCGCCCACCAAAACCACGGCCGGTACTGGTATCAGCGGCTTCGATGCGTTCTATACCTACGCTGATAAATTGTCGCCCCTGGGTAACGCTCCTGCCGAAGCCTGCGCCGACTACTGCATCAGCCTGTTTTCGGATTTGACCCGCTACGTGACCATGCAGAACCTCATGCACGACGGCGGCTTCAGCACCACCGGTATTTCGGAGGAAATCGTGGAGGTTATTACCAATAGCAAAGCCTAG
- the recN gene encoding DNA repair protein RecN, giving the protein MLVDLRIRNYALIEQLQLQPSALLNIITGETGAGKSIMLGAIGLLLGNRADSRMLFDTEKKCVIEGQFDIRSYQLQDIFEAEDLDYDTQCILRREISPAGKSRAFVNDTPVTLETLRNIGANLMDIHSQHDTLLLGDAVFQLNLLDLYAGLVPTRAQYSNAYRQYRKLEADLKTLEDQVAQANKELDYHSFLLSELEDARLDNEQQDDLEQEVKELEHAEEIKFKLTSALQSLTESEYCATSAMKEAATLLGQITGYSEQARELKHRLDSCLIELHDIADEIEVVERRTEGDPARIDELQGRLNVLYNLQRKHQVRDVVGLLTVRGDLRDKVGSVLNLDKQIARLRRDAEGALATVKKQASRLSEARRKVFPKFEKELVSLLADLGMPNSRIVVQHQEGPPATSGIDVISILFTANKGAQPQTLSKAASGGEFSRLMLCIKYMLADKTALPTIVFDEIDTGISGEIAVKVGRMMQQMARKHQLITISHLPQMAAAGDAHYFVYKEDRADRTVSSIRMLNLEERIHEIAQMISGANPSQHAYQSARELLAMRGEELVG; this is encoded by the coding sequence ATGCTCGTTGACCTGCGCATCCGAAACTACGCCCTGATTGAGCAGCTTCAGCTGCAACCCTCGGCCCTCCTGAATATCATTACCGGCGAAACCGGCGCGGGCAAGTCCATTATGCTGGGCGCCATTGGCCTGCTGCTCGGCAACCGGGCCGATTCGCGCATGCTTTTCGATACGGAGAAGAAGTGTGTGATTGAAGGCCAGTTTGATATCCGAAGCTACCAACTCCAGGATATCTTCGAGGCCGAAGACCTCGATTACGATACCCAGTGTATTCTGCGCCGCGAGATTAGTCCGGCCGGCAAGTCCAGGGCCTTCGTGAACGATACGCCCGTGACCCTGGAAACCCTGCGTAACATTGGGGCTAACCTCATGGACATTCACTCCCAGCACGACACGCTGTTGCTGGGGGATGCCGTGTTTCAGCTGAACCTGCTGGATTTGTACGCCGGACTGGTGCCTACCCGCGCCCAGTACAGCAATGCCTACCGTCAGTACCGCAAGCTGGAAGCCGACCTGAAAACACTGGAGGACCAGGTGGCCCAGGCCAATAAGGAGCTGGACTACCACAGCTTTCTGCTCAGTGAGTTGGAAGATGCTCGCCTCGACAACGAGCAGCAGGACGACCTGGAGCAGGAAGTAAAAGAGCTGGAGCACGCCGAAGAAATCAAGTTCAAGCTGACCTCAGCCCTGCAAAGCCTGACGGAAAGCGAGTACTGCGCCACCAGCGCCATGAAGGAGGCCGCTACCCTGCTGGGCCAGATTACCGGCTACTCGGAGCAGGCCCGCGAGCTGAAACACCGCCTCGACAGCTGCCTGATTGAGCTTCATGACATTGCCGACGAAATAGAGGTAGTAGAGCGTCGCACCGAGGGCGACCCCGCCCGCATTGATGAACTGCAGGGCCGCCTGAATGTGCTCTACAACCTGCAGCGCAAGCACCAGGTCCGCGACGTGGTAGGGCTGCTGACCGTGCGAGGCGACCTGCGCGACAAAGTAGGCTCCGTGCTTAACCTGGATAAGCAGATTGCCCGCCTGCGCCGCGACGCCGAAGGTGCCTTGGCCACGGTGAAAAAGCAGGCCAGCCGCCTCTCGGAAGCGCGCCGTAAGGTGTTCCCGAAGTTTGAAAAGGAGCTGGTAAGCCTGTTGGCTGACCTGGGTATGCCCAACTCCCGCATTGTGGTACAGCATCAGGAAGGCCCGCCCGCCACCAGCGGCATCGACGTAATCAGCATCCTGTTCACGGCCAACAAAGGCGCTCAGCCCCAGACCCTGAGTAAAGCGGCTTCGGGTGGGGAGTTCTCGCGCCTCATGCTTTGCATTAAGTACATGCTGGCCGATAAAACCGCCCTGCCCACCATCGTCTTCGATGAAATTGACACAGGCATCAGCGGGGAAATTGCCGTGAAGGTAGGCCGCATGATGCAGCAGATGGCCCGGAAGCATCAGCTCATCACCATCAGCCACCTACCCCAGATGGCCGCCGCCGGCGACGCGCACTACTTTGTGTACAAGGAAGACCGCGCCGACCGCACCGTGAGCAGCATCCGGATGCTGAACCTGGAGGAGCGCATCCACGAAATTGCCCAGATGATTTCGGGTGCCAACCCCAGCCAGCACGCCTACCAGAGCGCCCGCGAGCTGCTGGCCATGCGCGGCGAGGAGCTGGTAGGGTAG
- a CDS encoding pectinesterase family protein, translated as MIKKLLVLLFLLLPLALMAAARPPELIVAQDGSGQFRMVQAAIDAAPSQSGQEVIIRIRKGTYKEKLVVPATKPHLTLRGEDRDQTILTFDDHSGKGAINTYTSYSVLVQGADFRAENLTFQNTAGRTAGQAVALHVEADRCTFRNCRILGDQDTLFLAAAGTRQYFSGCFIEGTTDFIFGSSTAVFEGCTIRSKKNSHITAASTPAEQPYGFVFRKCRLTADTALATNVALGRPWQPHAQVTYLRTYMGSHIRPAGWDNWKKPESEKTARYAEYRSTGPGAAPATTRVAWARQLSAREARTYTLRRIFAGPIGWKPRR; from the coding sequence ATGATAAAAAAGCTGCTTGTCCTGCTCTTCCTACTGTTGCCCCTGGCCCTGATGGCCGCTGCCCGCCCACCCGAGTTGATAGTGGCCCAGGACGGCAGCGGGCAGTTCCGGATGGTGCAAGCGGCCATTGACGCGGCGCCTTCGCAGTCGGGGCAGGAAGTGATTATCCGCATCCGGAAGGGTACCTACAAGGAAAAGCTGGTGGTACCGGCCACCAAACCCCACCTGACCCTACGGGGCGAAGACCGGGACCAGACCATCCTGACCTTCGACGACCATAGCGGCAAGGGAGCCATCAACACCTACACTTCCTACTCGGTGCTGGTGCAGGGCGCTGATTTCCGGGCCGAAAACCTGACGTTTCAGAACACGGCCGGCCGTACCGCCGGGCAGGCGGTAGCCCTGCACGTAGAGGCTGACCGCTGCACTTTCCGCAACTGCCGCATCCTCGGCGACCAGGATACGCTGTTTCTGGCCGCGGCCGGCACCCGCCAGTATTTTTCTGGGTGCTTCATTGAAGGCACCACCGACTTTATTTTCGGAAGCAGCACGGCTGTGTTCGAGGGCTGCACCATCCGGAGCAAGAAAAATTCCCACATCACGGCCGCTTCTACCCCTGCGGAGCAGCCCTACGGCTTTGTATTCCGGAAGTGTAGGCTCACGGCCGATACCGCGCTGGCTACTAACGTAGCGTTGGGGCGGCCCTGGCAGCCGCACGCCCAGGTAACCTACCTGCGTACTTACATGGGCTCCCACATCCGGCCCGCCGGCTGGGACAACTGGAAAAAGCCGGAAAGTGAGAAAACGGCCCGCTACGCCGAGTACCGCTCCACGGGCCCCGGGGCAGCACCGGCCACTACGCGCGTGGCCTGGGCCCGGCAGCTTTCCGCGCGCGAGGCGCGAACGTACACGCTCCGGCGCATCTTCGCGGGCCCCATAGGCTGGAAGCCTCGGCGCTAG
- a CDS encoding cytochrome P450: MPKIFRDPSFDSTLDVLREGYPFLYNRSQRFDSDIFQIRLMGMKAICLHGAEAAELFYNPKLFIRKGAVPRRVQTTLMGVDAIQTRDNGEHRCRKEMFMALMGPASRERLMSLLAEQWQRYAHRWEKMDRVVLFREAQEILCRAACAWAEVPLPEDEVSKRARDFGDMVDGFGGVGPRHWRGKQARSRGEKWMRGIIRAIRKGQLPVQEGSPAHTVAWYRDSNGELLDVQMAAIELMNATRPIVAIATYITFAALALHEHPAYRQLLRNPAEDYAELFVQEVRRYFPFTPFVGALVREDFTWHGFEFPKGTMVLLDVYGTNRDEREWQDPEVFWPERFRQWQRSPYDFIPQGGGEFLTGHRCAGEWITIEALKQAIAFLNDGIRYDVPTQDLSYDLTRMPTLPASGFVMTHVRATGKGALAALPMPAAGSEQATAMAMGCPFHKG, encoded by the coding sequence ATGCCCAAGATTTTCCGCGACCCGAGCTTCGATAGTACCCTGGATGTACTGCGCGAAGGCTACCCCTTCCTCTACAACCGCAGCCAGCGCTTCGACTCCGACATCTTCCAGATCCGGCTGATGGGCATGAAGGCCATTTGCCTGCATGGAGCCGAGGCCGCCGAGCTGTTCTATAATCCCAAGCTTTTCATCCGGAAGGGGGCCGTGCCGCGCCGGGTGCAAACCACGCTCATGGGGGTAGATGCCATCCAGACCCGCGACAACGGGGAGCACCGTTGCCGCAAGGAAATGTTTATGGCTTTGATGGGGCCCGCCAGTCGGGAGCGGCTGATGAGCCTGCTGGCCGAGCAGTGGCAGCGCTACGCTCACCGCTGGGAGAAAATGGACCGGGTAGTGCTGTTCCGCGAAGCCCAGGAAATTCTGTGCCGGGCGGCCTGCGCCTGGGCCGAGGTGCCGCTACCGGAAGACGAAGTAAGCAAGCGCGCCCGCGACTTCGGCGACATGGTGGATGGCTTTGGTGGGGTAGGGCCCCGACACTGGCGCGGCAAGCAGGCCCGCAGCCGCGGCGAAAAGTGGATGCGCGGCATTATCCGGGCCATCCGGAAGGGCCAGCTGCCGGTGCAGGAAGGCTCTCCGGCCCATACAGTGGCCTGGTACCGGGACTCGAACGGCGAATTGCTGGACGTGCAAATGGCCGCCATTGAGCTGATGAACGCCACCCGGCCCATTGTGGCCATTGCTACCTACATCACCTTCGCGGCCCTGGCCCTGCACGAGCACCCCGCCTACCGCCAGCTGTTGCGCAACCCCGCTGAGGACTACGCCGAGCTGTTTGTGCAGGAAGTACGCCGTTATTTCCCCTTCACTCCGTTTGTAGGCGCACTGGTGCGCGAGGACTTTACCTGGCACGGCTTCGAGTTTCCGAAGGGCACGATGGTGCTGCTGGACGTGTACGGCACCAACCGCGACGAGCGGGAGTGGCAAGACCCGGAAGTTTTTTGGCCCGAGCGGTTCCGGCAGTGGCAGCGCAGCCCCTACGACTTCATTCCACAGGGCGGGGGCGAATTCCTGACCGGCCACCGCTGCGCCGGCGAGTGGATTACCATTGAAGCCCTGAAGCAAGCCATAGCCTTCCTCAACGACGGCATCCGCTATGATGTGCCAACCCAGGACCTGAGCTACGACCTGACCCGCATGCCCACGCTGCCCGCCTCCGGCTTCGTGATGACCCATGTACGCGCTACGGGCAAAGGCGCCTTGGCGGCCCTGCCCATGCCGGCCGCGGGTAGTGAGCAAGCCACCGCTATGGCTATGGGTTGTCCCTTTCACAAGGGGTAG
- a CDS encoding pectinesterase family protein yields MKPVLLLFLLFWLTLGHDFVVAQDGSGQFRTVQEAFNAVPDFRKKVTTIFIKKGVYKEKLILAGSKHFVKIVGEDREKTILTYDDYNQKKNIFGEDKGTSGSASCYIYGPDFTAENLTFQNSSGPVGQAVAMWVAGDKARFRNCRFLGFQDTLYTYGYGSRQYYEDCYIEGTVDFIFGSSTAWFERCTIFCKTGGFVTAASTPDSTRYGYVFNQCRLTGDAPAGSFYLGRPWRPYAKTVFLRCELGKLIKSEGWDHWDKESNQQTARYAEYQSRGPGAAPKQRVAWARQLSDAEASQYALPTVLRGWDPTQN; encoded by the coding sequence ATGAAACCCGTTCTGCTTCTCTTCCTGCTCTTCTGGCTGACGCTGGGCCACGATTTTGTGGTGGCCCAGGACGGTAGCGGGCAGTTCCGGACGGTGCAGGAAGCCTTCAACGCAGTGCCCGACTTCCGCAAAAAAGTCACCACCATCTTCATCAAGAAAGGCGTGTACAAGGAGAAGCTCATTCTGGCCGGCTCCAAGCACTTTGTGAAAATAGTGGGCGAGGACCGGGAGAAAACCATTCTTACCTACGACGACTACAACCAGAAGAAAAACATCTTCGGGGAGGACAAAGGCACTTCCGGCTCGGCCAGCTGCTACATCTACGGCCCCGACTTCACCGCCGAAAACCTCACGTTTCAGAACTCCTCGGGGCCGGTGGGGCAGGCCGTGGCTATGTGGGTGGCCGGCGACAAAGCGCGGTTCCGGAACTGCCGCTTCCTGGGTTTTCAGGATACGCTTTACACCTACGGCTACGGCAGCCGCCAGTACTACGAGGACTGCTACATTGAGGGCACCGTAGATTTCATCTTCGGCAGCAGCACGGCGTGGTTTGAGCGCTGCACCATTTTCTGCAAAACCGGCGGCTTCGTCACGGCCGCTTCTACCCCCGACAGCACCCGCTACGGCTACGTGTTCAACCAGTGCCGCCTTACCGGCGACGCCCCCGCCGGCAGCTTCTACCTCGGGCGGCCCTGGCGGCCCTACGCCAAAACCGTGTTTCTGCGCTGCGAGCTAGGCAAACTGATTAAATCCGAGGGCTGGGACCATTGGGACAAGGAAAGCAACCAGCAAACCGCCCGCTACGCCGAGTACCAGAGCCGCGGCCCCGGCGCGGCCCCCAAACAGCGCGTGGCCTGGGCCCGGCAGCTTTCCGATGCCGAAGCCAGCCAATATGCCCTGCCCACCGTGCTGCGCGGCTGGGACCCTACTCAGAACTAA
- a CDS encoding ACT domain-containing protein has product MPGETDLTQLLRTMKPELQPGAYVFCTVASPEALLLAEAIGTFREREGHTVILPQATADRLGLPYTFVAAWIALTVHSALEAVGLTAAFAQALAQGGISCNVVAAYYHDHIFVAATDAEKAMRLLQELVEGSSQLQEPG; this is encoded by the coding sequence ATGCCCGGCGAAACCGACCTCACCCAGCTTCTGCGCACCATGAAACCGGAGCTGCAGCCCGGCGCCTACGTATTCTGCACCGTTGCTTCCCCGGAAGCCTTGCTGCTGGCAGAGGCCATAGGCACATTCCGCGAGCGGGAAGGCCACACTGTCATTCTGCCCCAGGCCACCGCCGACCGGCTGGGGCTTCCCTACACCTTTGTGGCCGCCTGGATAGCTCTAACGGTGCACTCGGCGCTGGAAGCCGTGGGCCTGACGGCGGCTTTTGCCCAGGCGCTGGCCCAGGGCGGCATCAGTTGCAACGTGGTGGCGGCCTACTACCACGACCATATTTTCGTGGCGGCCACCGATGCGGAAAAGGCCATGCGCTTGCTCCAGGAATTGGTTGAAGGGAGCAGCCAGTTGCAGGAGCCCGGATAG
- a CDS encoding alpha/beta fold hydrolase, giving the protein MHRYFLLLPLLLLCQVVLGQRPVPYGNNPAAGRYAHVRGLKLYYEAYGSGAPLLLLHGNGGSSQDFAKTIPYFAKRYRVIALDSRAHGKSTDAADSLSFEQMADDCAALLMQLRLDSAYVLGWSDGGITALVLALRHPGKVKRLAATGANLWPDSTALMPELWQQMRRGYREGSSQTFTDAKRRNDWKVFLLDWNQPHIPLSALSRIQAPAFVIAGDQDVIRPEHTLAIYQSLPRAWLWIVPNSGHATLHDHADEFNRKIDEFFRAKTIVAGKK; this is encoded by the coding sequence ATGCACCGCTACTTTCTCCTGCTGCCGTTGCTGCTGCTTTGCCAGGTAGTGCTGGGGCAGCGGCCCGTGCCTTACGGCAACAACCCGGCGGCTGGCCGCTACGCCCATGTGCGCGGCCTGAAGCTATACTACGAAGCTTACGGCAGCGGCGCCCCCTTGCTGCTCCTGCACGGCAACGGTGGCAGCAGTCAGGATTTCGCCAAAACCATTCCTTACTTCGCCAAGCGCTACCGCGTTATTGCCCTCGATAGTCGGGCCCACGGCAAATCAACGGATGCGGCTGATTCGCTGAGCTTCGAGCAGATGGCCGATGATTGTGCTGCCCTGCTTATGCAGCTGCGCCTCGACTCAGCCTATGTGCTGGGCTGGAGCGACGGAGGTATTACGGCGCTGGTGCTGGCCCTGCGCCACCCAGGTAAAGTAAAGCGGCTGGCCGCCACGGGCGCCAACCTCTGGCCTGACTCCACGGCTCTTATGCCCGAGCTATGGCAGCAGATGCGGCGCGGCTACCGCGAAGGCAGCAGCCAAACATTTACTGACGCCAAGCGCCGCAATGATTGGAAGGTGTTTTTACTCGACTGGAATCAGCCTCACATTCCATTATCGGCACTGAGCCGCATACAGGCCCCCGCCTTTGTTATTGCCGGCGACCAGGACGTTATTCGACCTGAGCACACCCTGGCCATCTACCAAAGCCTACCCCGTGCTTGGCTGTGGATAGTCCCTAACAGCGGCCACGCTACCCTCCATGACCACGCCGACGAGTTCAACCGTAAAATCGACGAGTTTTTTCGGGCGAAAACCATTGTGGCCGGCAAAAAGTAA
- a CDS encoding carboxypeptidase-like regulatory domain-containing protein, translating into MKHLLLFVFSLLHLSALAQQAQVTGRVLDDKTGAGLPGVTILQKGTTNGISSNDDGRFTLSVATSADSITLQISSIGFVAKQLQTAPGDTIIVRLRPDSREFCDLSVAMYSKLELKLSSGVRYAPLGGSIRVFSPRRFSKSLAATFGYQTNLDRNYALTAGVRLPSLLNSNRLYIEENVAYEHLRAEAAAIDFRSYVATVALSLQGYNRRIPVLLLGGGHASYRTLPGSHEITDRTGAGYTVGLRHEFLSYPFPIFGSVQATRWPGYWQWQGRLAHPLPLNLQAGVEINSLRTYTEVALTLSRFFY; encoded by the coding sequence ATGAAGCACCTTTTACTTTTCGTCTTTTCGTTGCTGCATCTATCGGCTTTAGCCCAACAGGCCCAGGTTACTGGCCGGGTGCTTGACGACAAAACCGGGGCCGGCCTGCCCGGCGTTACCATTCTGCAAAAGGGCACTACCAACGGTATTTCCTCTAACGACGACGGTCGTTTTACACTAAGCGTAGCTACCAGCGCCGATAGCATAACACTTCAGATTTCTTCCATCGGTTTCGTAGCGAAGCAATTGCAGACAGCGCCCGGCGATACTATCATCGTTCGACTACGCCCCGACTCCCGGGAATTCTGTGACTTGTCGGTGGCGATGTATTCCAAGCTGGAGCTGAAGCTTTCCAGCGGGGTCCGGTATGCCCCGCTGGGCGGCAGTATCAGGGTTTTCAGCCCCCGCCGCTTCAGCAAGTCGTTGGCGGCTACGTTTGGCTACCAGACCAACCTTGACCGCAACTACGCCCTGACCGCTGGTGTACGCCTGCCCTCTCTCCTGAACAGCAACCGCCTTTACATCGAGGAAAATGTGGCGTATGAGCACCTGCGGGCGGAAGCAGCGGCTATTGACTTCCGCAGCTACGTAGCTACCGTTGCGTTAAGCCTGCAGGGCTACAACCGGCGTATTCCGGTGCTGCTGCTAGGCGGCGGCCATGCCAGCTACCGCACTTTGCCAGGAAGCCATGAAATTACAGACCGGACTGGCGCCGGATACACCGTAGGGCTGCGCCACGAGTTTCTGTCCTACCCCTTCCCGATTTTCGGCTCCGTTCAGGCTACCCGCTGGCCCGGCTACTGGCAGTGGCAGGGCCGGCTGGCTCACCCGCTGCCCCTAAACCTGCAGGCGGGGGTAGAAATCAACTCCCTGCGCACCTACACGGAAGTAGCCCTGACGCTCAGCCGTTTCTTTTACTAA